The following coding sequences are from one Musa acuminata AAA Group cultivar baxijiao chromosome BXJ1-6, Cavendish_Baxijiao_AAA, whole genome shotgun sequence window:
- the LOC103986828 gene encoding 14 kDa proline-rich protein DC2.15-like, with translation MDTTKLAVLLLALVCSTLSAATSPCNPETPKPKTPTPYFPPKTAPPNPFCPWDTLKLGACLDFIGDVGLLVGAAPSRGKCCALLEGLTDAEAALCLCTTIKESVLGVTTKWTVALSIVVSSCKKQIPDGFKCV, from the coding sequence ATGGACACCACCAAGCTTGCGGTGCTCCTCCTTGCTCTCGTCTGCAGCACCCTCTCCGCTGCCACCTCACCATGCAATCCCGAGACCCCCAAGCCGAAGACACCCACGCCATACTTCCCTCCCAAGACGGCGCCTCCCAACCCATTCTGCCCGTGGGACACCCTCAAGCTGGGCGCCTGCTTGGACTTCATCGGCGACGTCGGCCTGCTCGTCGGGGCCGCACCCTCCCGTGGCAAGTGCTGCGCCCTCCTCGAGGGCCTGACGGACGCCGAAGCCGCGCTGTGCCTCTGCACCACCATCAAGGAGAGCGTGCTCGGCGTCACCACCAAGTGGACGGTGGCGCTCAGCATCGTGGTTAGCTCCTGCAAGAAGCAGATCCCGGACGGGTTCAAGTGTGTGTAG